The following proteins are encoded in a genomic region of Magnolia sinica isolate HGM2019 chromosome 1, MsV1, whole genome shotgun sequence:
- the LOC131254249 gene encoding small ribosomal subunit protein uS13z/uS13y/uS13x-like, with protein MSLIANEDFQHILRVLNTNVDGKQKIMFALTSIKGIGRRFANIVCKKADVDMNKRAGELSAAELENLMVIVANPRQFRIPDWFLNRKKDYKDGRYSQVVSNALDMKLRDDLERLKKIRNHRGLRHYWGLRVRGQHTKTTGRRGKTVGVSKKR; from the exons ATG TCTCTGATCGCGAACGAAGATTTCCAGCACATTCTTCGTGTTCTGAACACGAACGTCGATGGAAAGCAGAAGATCATGTTCGCTCTGACCTCCATCAAAGGTATCGGGAGGCGTTTCGCCAACATCGTATGCAAAAAGGCCGACGTCGACATGAACAAGAG GGCTGGTGAATTATCTGCGGCAGAACTGGAGAACCTCATGGTGATTGTTGCCAACCCCCGCCAGTTCAGAATTCCAGACTGGTTTTTGAACAGGAAGAAGGATTACAAGGATGGGAGGTATTCTCAGGTTGTCTCAAATGCACTGGATATGAAGTTGAGAGATGATTTGGAGCGACTGAAGAAGATCAG GAACCATCGTGGTCTGAGGCACTACTGGGGTCTCCGTGTTCGTGGTCAGCACACCAAAACAACAGGCCGCAGAGGAAAGACTGTTGGTGTCTCCAAGAAGCGTTGA
- the LOC131254255 gene encoding protein GIGANTEA-like isoform X3: MKIFNLADQHSLLRTSSSNSPECGGVMGKYAAGELKPPTTACGHRSGKHPQLMPSTPRWAVANGAGVILSVCDEEVARYETANLTAAAVPALLLPPPTTALDEHLVAGLPALEPYARLFHRYYAIATPSATQRLLLGLLEAPPSWAPDALDAAVQLVELLRAAEYYASGMRLPRNWMHLHFLRAIGTAMSMRAGIAADAAAALLFRILSQPTLLFPPPRHAEGVDVQHEPLGGYISFQKKQIEVLADEATIEATAQGIASMLCAHGPEVEWRICTIWEAAYGLLPLSSSAVDLPEIIVATPLQPPVLSWNLYLPLLKVLEYLPRGSPSEACLMRIFVATVEAILQRTFPLQSSREQTRKSRYHVVIGNASKNLAVAELRTMVHSLFLESCASMELASRLLFVVLTVCVSHEALPNGSKKPTGIDIHSPDEEQQNGKEMRTKNRKKQGPVATFDSYVLAAVCALSCELQLFPLMSKAAKCSDSKDSMTIVKSGKINGSSEEFENGIHSAVHHTRRMLGILEALFSLKPSSVGTSWSYSSNEIVAAAMVAAHVSELFGRSKACMHALSILMRCKWDEEIYTRASSLYHLIDIHGKAVASILDKAEPLEANLVGAPLWKDAQINGRKDISSSNDNRFALGPPYTRQHEGDKNLEHVRTYPRHEKAIILTDAMLNDSGKSLKSLPVDASDLANFLTMDRHIGFNCSAQALLRSVLAEKQELCFSVVSLLWHKLITAPETQMSAESTSAQQGWRQVVDALCNVVLASPTKALTAVVLQVERDLQPWIARDDEQGQGMWRINQRIVKLMVELLRNHDSPEALIILSSTSDLLLRATDGMLVDGEACTLPQLELLEATARAVQVVLDLGESSSAVADGLSNLLKCRLPATIRCLSHPSAHVRALSMSVLWDILHIGSIKSNQKKEDAEQIHGPPYQCLTIGTINWRSNIEKCLTWEAHSRRATRMTLAFLDAAARELGCDLSFSCHGPPQSTHLK, translated from the exons cttgtggTCACAGGTCAGGGAAACATCCTCAGCTTATGCCATCAACTCCAAGATGGGCTGTGGCAAACGGTGCTGGCGTTATATTAAGTGTTTGCGATGAAGAAGTTGCCCGCTATGAAACTGCTAATCTAACAGCTGCTGCAGTTCCTGCACTTCTGCTTCCTCCTCCAACAACCGCATTAGATGAGCATCTAGTAGCTGGGTTGCCAGCTCTTGAACCATATGCTCGCTTGTTTCATAG GTACTATGCCATTGCTACTCCAAGTGCCACCCAAAGgcttcttcttggacttcttgaAGCACCACCATCATGGGCTCCAGATGCACTTGACGCTGCTGTGCAACTTGTGGAACTTCTAAGGGCAGCTGAGTATTATGCATCTGGTATGAGG CTTCCAAGGAATTGGATGCATTTGCATTTCTTACGTGCAATTGGGACTGCAATGTCCATGAGGGCTGGCATCGCTGCAGATGCTGCCGCAGCTTTACTTTTCCGCATACTTTCACAACCCACATTGCTTTTTCCTCCACCAAGGCATGCTGAAGGTGTTGATGTCCAGCATGAACCTCTCGGTGGCTATATTTCGTTCCAAAAAAAACAG ATAGAGGTTCTGGCTGACGAAGCCACCATTGAAGCCACTGCCCAAGGAATTGCTTCAATGTTATGTGCCCATGGCCCCGAGGTTGAATGGAGAATTTGTACCATCTGGGAAGCTGCTTACGGCCTTCTTCCTTTAAGTTCCTCAGCTGTTGATTTGCCTGAAATTATAGTTGCAACCCCTCTGCAACCTCCTGTTTTATCATGGAATCTGTATTTACCACTACTTAAAGTCTTAGAGTATCTTCCTCGAGGAAGCCCATCTGAAGCATGCCTCATGAGGATCTTTGTGGCTACAGTGGAAGCGATTCTTCAAAGAACATTTCCACTGCAATCCTCCAGAGAACAAACCAGGAAATCAAGGTACCATGTTGTTATTGGGAATGCGTCTAAGAACCTTGCTGTTGCTGAGCTGCGTACGATGGTGCATTCGCTATTTCTAGAGTCATGTGCTTCTATGGAACTTGCTTCCCGCCTGCTGTTTGTTGTGCTAACCGTGTGTGTCAGTCATGAAGCTCTGCCCAATGGGAGCAAGAAGCCAACTGGCATTGACATTCATTCTCCTGACGAAGAACAGCAAAATGGAAAAGAAATGAGAACTAAAAACAGAAAGAAGCAAGGCCCTGTGGCAACCTTTGATTCTTATGTTCTAGCCGCTGTTTGTGCTTTGTCTTGTGAACTTCAGCTCTTCCCTTTGATGTCAAAAGCTGCTAAGTGTTCAGATTCTAAAGACTCCATGACCATAGTGAAGTCTGGTAAAATTAATGGATCTTCTGAAGAGTTTGAAAATGGTATTCACTCAGCGGTTCATCATACTCGTAGAATGTTGGGAATTTTAGAAGCACTCTTTTCATTGAAGCCATCTTCTGTTGGCACCTCATGGAGTTACAGTTCAAATGAGATAGTTGCTGCAGCTATGGTTGCCGCCCATGTTTCTGAACTGTTTGGACGATCAAAGGCCTGTATGCATGCTCTCTCCATTCTCATGCGGTGCAAATGGGATGAAGAAATCTATACCAGGGCATCTTCACTTTATCACCTTATTGACATTCACGGCAAAGCTGTTGCATCCATTCTTGACAAGGCAGAACCGCTTGAAGCAAACTTAGTAGGTGCACCATTATGGAAGGATGCTCAAATCAACGGTAGAAAAGATATAAGTTCCTCAAATGATAACAGATTTGCATTGGGACCTCCTTATACGCGACAACATGAAGGTGATAAGAATTTGGAACATGTGAGAACATATCCGAGACATGAGAAAGCAATAATACTAACGGATGCTATGCTAAATGACTCTGGGAAGAGTCTCAAGAGTTTGCCTGTGGATGCATCAGACTTGGCAAACTTTCTTACAATGGATAGGCACATAGGATTTAACTGCAGTGCACAAGCTCTTCTGAGATCTGTACTTGCTGAGAAACAAGAATTATGTTTCTCAGTTGTTTCATTGCTGTGGCACAAGTTGATCACAGCCCCAGAGACACAAATGAGTGCTGAAAGTACATCTGCCCAACAGGGATGGAGGCAG GTCGTCGATGCCCTGTGCAATGTTGTGCTTGCATCACCAACAAAAGCATTGACTGCAGTTGTTCTTCAG GTGGAGAGGGACTTGCAACCCTGGATTGCTAGAGATGATGAACAAGGTCAGGGAATGTGGAGAATCAATCAACGGATTGTTAAATTGATGGTGGAGCTGTTGAGGAATCATGATAGCCCTGAAGCCTTGATAATTCTATCAAGTACTTCAGATCTTCTTCTCCGTGCGACGGATGGAATGCTCGTTGATGGAGAAGCTTGCACTTTACCACAGCTAGAG CTCCTGGAAGCAACAGCTAGAGCAGTTCAAGTAGTGCTAGATTTGGGAGAGTCCAGCTCAGCTGTCGCCGATGGCCTTTCAAACCTGCTAAAG TGTCGCCTACCAGCTACCATCCGTTGCCTTTCTCATCCAAGTGCACATGTGCGTGCTCTAAGCATGTCAGTTCTTTGGGATATCTTGCATATCGGCTCCATCAAATCCAACCAAAAGAAAGAGGATGCAGAGCAAATCCATGGGCCACCTTACCAATGCTTAACCATAGGCACCATCAACTGGCGTTCCAACATTGAGAAGTGCTTAACATGGGAAGCCCACAGTCGGCGCGCAACCAGGATGACACTGGCATTCCTCGATGCCGCTGCCCGGGAACTGGGTTGCGACCTTTCCTTTTCTTGTCATGGGCCTCCACAATCCACCCATTTGAAATAG